The Ursus arctos isolate Adak ecotype North America unplaced genomic scaffold, UrsArc2.0 scaffold_25, whole genome shotgun sequence DNA segment AAAGTGACAAGTGACACATGTTACTTCAGGTCTGAGGTTACGTTCAGTGTAATGCTAAAGAACTGGATATTTAGCATTTGGTGATATGAGAATATAGACATCTCTGCTTATCCCCTCTGCTCCTCAAAACTGCTGTTTGTTTGTCCCTCACTCTTCATGCACCTCCTTAAACATTAAATACATACTGTTGTGACTTATTATATAGCTGTCAAACAAAATTAGTGTGTTTGGTTAGGCTCGGGTTATGCTATTTTAAAGATCATATATCTGTGCAAATGTTTTCAGAACTGATAGGGAAGAAATTTTCAAActaaatgaaataggaaaatgcTCTAAATTTATGAAGAGAATGCCTTGGAATTAAGATGTTTACCTTGTACTGGCTTTTACTCCTAATTTCATCTTTAGTTTGAGGGGGTAACTTAATTGCAAACTCAACATAATTCTGGTAAATCACAAAAGAATTAGATACTTGTCTAGATAAGCTAGGAATGAATCAGGCTTACCTTACTTAGTCCTAAGTATGTCACCATGGACATAACTGGTGCTGCCAGTGCAAAGACCAGTAAGTGTTTTCTGATTCGATTCCGTTCTAGGCCAGCATGCATTAAGAAGGAAACCAGCCCAAAAGCAGCTGgtgcctggaaaagaaaaagtattcctAATTACTCTTAGAGTAGGGATTGCTTCTATATTATGAAGTATATAAAATTCTCACAAAAAAATTCTTGActgaattcacacacacacacacacacacacacacacacacacacacacacaaatggtacCAAGACTGAGTCTGTCTTTTAAGAATTaatgttctggggtgcctgggtggcgcagttgttaagcgtctgccttcggctcagggagtgatcccggggtcctgggatcgagccccacatcaggctcctctgctaggagcctgcttcttcctctcccactccccctgctgtgttccctctctcgctggctgtctctatctctgtcaaataggtaaataaaatctttaaaaaaaaaaattaatgttctaAGCTAAGAAAATATcctacttttgtgtgtgtgtttcttagatagtaggggaaaaaaaacagtcaagaaaagagtataagaaaacaaaaacacttatgaacaaaaattactttaaaatatagaaatctgTAGAGAATTTAAGAGTTTGTGTATATGGCCATAAAAAAAAGTCCCTTCACGTGAAAGTTTAAGAAAATAGTAGCAAAAAACCCTAGCTATGAGCAGAGCTAGTCAACTGTCTCAAATGAATGACAATTatgaaaacaactaaaaacatCTTCCCATTCCAAAAAATGTGCATGACCAGAGAGAAATTGTAATTATGAATATATTCAATATCAAATCTTCCACTAAAATTCTGCTTACCTTATGTAGCATTATTGCCACAAACACGATTAACTGGACGCTAGTCTGTGAAGTAGAGGCTGCCGCTCCTAAGGCCACACCGTCTGCTaaactcagaaaaaataaatcatagaacactataacaacaacaacaacaacagtgtaGTAGTTCCGTGTGTGGGCTTTCGAGTCAAGCAGAACTGCATCTGACTCTGGGAAGGTTCCTTAACTTTTCTGAACCATAGCCTTCTCATCTCAATGGGCTCAAGGAAGTATGTATTCTTAGGATTTtcatgagggttaaatgagataacacaggTAAACAGCTTAGCACCTGGCCCCAAATATTCAATATGTCAGCTGTTATAACAGAAATCGCAGAGACTGCAAGGTAAGCATCTTTGCGTCTTGTAggtgaaaaaacacaaaatacagaTACTCCAACTCTACATAGATGATTGATACACAAGAAGTAAATACTGGCTGAAGGGATGAACTTTTGTCAGATGAGCAGGCTATACTCGAAAGGCCCAGGTGACAGTGCGCCACCTCCCACGTGCCTTTGTCAGTCACAGACTCCGACTGCTGGGCCTGGTCTTCGGTTGTGACTCCAAGGCACGCCCAGTCAGCGACGCTGCGCCTTCTGCATTCTACAGCCCACCTCTGCCTCAACGGGCACTTCGGATTTATACTGAGCAACAGTGCTCTTCAGTACAAAAATGTCAAGGCTCTTTCCCAGATGAGGCTCTAGGGCAAAggtcagacatttttttcttaaagggcagAAAGAAACTATTTCAGGCTTTGAACGCCATTTGCTCCCTTACAGTCGCTGCACTCCGCCATTACTGTGCAAAGGCAGCCACAGATGATATGTAAACAAGCGGGCATGGCTGTGGtccaaaaaaactttatttaggGTGCTGCAATTTGAATTGCATGTAATTTTCATCTGCCACAAAATATTCTCCTccgttaaaaatataaatataaaatataaaaactgttctTAGCTTGCAAATCCCTGATGCTGAGTACGCCTGGGCTTGTGCTTGTGTTTGGGGGACTTCATGAAGCAACCCTCTCCCCGAAGGCCAGCCCGAGAGCACTTCATGGGGATGGTCCCTGGGATGTACACACTAAGCCTCCCACGCTGAGACAGGAGAGAAAGGGGTCTCAGTGCCATCCAACCCTACCTGCAGCATGGACGACCAGACCCAATGTGGTGGTGATTTTGGAATTGCTGGGCCTTGCTGTTTCTGGATCTGAAGTAAAAATAAGCAAGTCAGCCACGAAGCAATGTGAAACAGATACTGCTAGAACAGTGACCTGGAGGTGGAAGAATTCTTTGAAAGCTCTTAAAGTACATTATATTTTCCCCATGACTATCTTTGCTCTTTGGCTTCAAACACTTAGAAGCTTCCTCTGTCCTGAAAGAGGGGGGCAGGAGGAACTCTTCATTCATCCCAGCCTTCCCTGAGCAGACAAATGTAACCCCCAACTGCCTCAACTGCCTCCCACCTCTTAACCCtgcggctttccctggaggtgcTCTGTGGCCTCTCAGCGCTTCTCTGCAGACCAATCTCGTTGTCACTGCcgcctgccccccttccccagcctcctgcaACTTTATCTTTATTCCAACACCAAAATGTCTGTCACGTGTGCCCTTCTCTATTTTATCGCCACCATCCTGACCTAAATTTGCGTCCACCTGAACCTGAATGAgcaacaggctccccgctggtctccccctgctctcctttCTCCCAAATCTAACTCGTCCTACACATCCTTGTCCGATTCCTCTCTGAATCACTCTACTCTTCCGAAATGTCAGTTATCTGCTGCTTTTCAGACTCAGTCCAGACTGCTCTATTAAGTGGGTTCTTAAGCTCTTCATCAACTGGTATCACCTTATTTCTCACTATTCAGTCCCGTTAAACCAGTTTCTTTAATACCTTCCATCAAAACCTTTTCATTGTCCCTTCCCCAAATCTCTCATCCTTAATTCTTGGCATGAACTTATTAAACTTCTCAGCTCATCGATCTGAAACCTAGACACTGTTCAAAGTGTAATTCTAGCACCACTTTCCTCAAGAAAGAATCAAAGGTTAATTCCAGCTCAAAAGGTTCCCCTTGCCTAAAAACCAAGAGTTCTATGTGCACAGACTCTACATGGTACTTCAAAGTTTTCCCAGATCACACCCGAGCTATATACAACTGTTTTCACTCAAATAGGTCTTATACCCCCAGACTGACTGTAAACTACACAAAAGTGAATTTTCCACTTCTTTCCGTTTCTTCTTCACATCTTATAGAATGTAGCACAGCACTGGAAACCCAATAGCTGTTAAAAATTCCTTATTGGagagtggaaaaaaaatatttctctgtgtcACATGAATGTTTCTGCtataacagaaaatatacaagCAAGTAAATAATGTTGGaacaacataaaattaaaagatgggGACATCAAAATGCCAGATGAAATGACAGATGGACATTAGCCAAataaattccaagggatttaatCTTCTGGGAAAAACCAGAACACATAAGGAATGGTTTACAGTGGAAAAAACATATACAAGTAAAGTAACATGTTAtcattttagtaaaaataaaattatcttctaaTTAAAACAATGCAAGGAAGGGAAGCTAAACCCCCTAATTGTTCGGAGACAACAAATATTTCAATGTCACCCCAAACTGTGAAGAATATCATATTATACTGTGTGACAAGCTTGTTTTGACTTTCCTTTACACAGTCTTGTGATCTAGTTATAAATAGCAACTTAACTAAAAATTAAaggctttaaaattaaaacacagtttTTATAAATCTTTAGGAAAAGACTGTACTTCAgcataaatttaataaatgatattcaataaatttaataaatgatattcaataatatataaaaccttACAGATAATAGGTAAAACCAGATTATCAGATACATGAAAGTGAGCAAAAACAGTGATTTCAGAGATGAAACAGGAGGAAGAATAAAGGAACACACACTATTTTTAAATCTTCGTATAGGATTATAGGGCACTAATGCGGCttcatatgcatttaaaattgaAACTGACAAGAATCACAAAAATGTCCTAAACGCCACTGTGAGCAACTATGTAATGCAGTTGGAATCAGATACCATCCCACCAGAGGGTGCTTCTCATTTGCTATTTGGTAAAAGCACACGAATAAAACCGTGTACTCCTAAATCAATTTCTCAATACATGTAAGAccgttaaaaaagaaaaagtatacggaaaaaaactcaaaagaaatagTATATGGAACgagattaacaaaacaaaaagtatccTTGGACTAAAAATGCTAATTAAGttcaatgaattttgaaaaaaaaccttttatttggaaataatttcaaatctttcaaataatctttgaaataataatttgaaataatcttTCAAATCTTCAGAAAAGTTTCAAGAATGTTCAAAAAACATTCACTACTCGTTTCTCAGAATGACCTACTGTCTAACATTCTGCCCCATTTGCTTCATTATTCGTGCTCCTGTTCTTTCtgtagccacacacacacacacacacacacgcacacatttttttttctgtaccatttcaaagtaagttgcaTACATCGTAACTCTTTACCCCCAGATACCTCAAAGTATATTTCCTAAGAGAAaggatattttcttatataatcgCAGTACAACGATCAGCTTCAGTAAGTTTAATACTGatactttttttctaatttctcttgcaTATTCTAATTTTGTTAACTGCCCAGGAAAGTCTTTCagagaatcccccccccccccgggaaggATCCAGTCTGGGATCATATACGCACTCAGTTGTATCTCTTTAGTCCCCTTTAATCTGGAGCATTTTCTCTGCCTTTGACTTTTGTGACACTGATATCTTTCAAGAATACATGTCCCTTCCTGAGCCCTTCTTGTGTTTTAATAGAATGATCccttccagggcgcctgggtggctcaggtcatgatcccagggtcctggggtggagtcccACGTCGGTCTCCtgactcagtggggagcctgtttctccctctcctactccccctgcttgtgttctctctttctgtcaaataaataaataaaatcttagggggaaaCAAAAAGAACGGGTTTGTCTGACGTGGCCTTAGATTACGCACCCTCAGACGGAATGGCACACAGGTGCTGCTTCTCAGGATGTCGCGTCTACAGGCACAGAATGTACGTCTACCTGCTGCTTGCTAGCAGAGTGAATTTTGGATTATATCCTGGACATTGTGAATGTTATCTTGGGGATACTCTGGATTCTATTATATGCCTCCAAAGAGTGTCCATTTTGTGTTTTGCCTGAAGTCCCTTGGTTTGGCTTAAACTGCCAAGTCTGTCTGTTGGGCAGctgctcaaatcccagctcagttCTTTCCTCTTTAGCTGCATCTGCCCGCAAAAGAATGGTTCAGGGCTCAGCCAGACTTGGGTCGAGTTTATACATAAAATCTGGGgctgtgtttctctgtctctctcctttctaaGATTCTCCCTTCGCTTTCCAGTGGCTGTAGTTACCCTGACCTCTAGTTCCTTAGGCTGGAGAGACGGAGTTTTCTATCAGTTTTAGCTACCCCAACTGGGTGCTGACTGCTTGAAGCAGTAAAAACAGAAACTTACCCTATTCCAAGGGTTGACTCCCCTCCAATATTTTCCTGCTTTAGGTCACTCTCTAGTGTTTTTAGGTAGTGGTTTTTCAAATTTGCCCAGAGTTCATTGTTATCTGTGAGGAGGCTGGTCTGATAGGCACTTATTTGCCCACACCGAAAACAGACACCAATGACATTAACCTTGATCATCTGGTCAAGGTACTACTGGATTTCTTCATTTCATTACTCCTTTTTCCCTTGCAACTAATAAATCAAAACTTATCCCCTAGATTTAACATTTGTTGATTCTGGCCTGCGCTAATTTTTACCATGAAGCTTGCAAAAAGGATTTACTCCTGCCGGCACTCTTTCCACACTTACAAGTTGGCATTTAGCAATCCACTGGAAGCAAgtgttctccctcctccttcccctcctctctctcacgTGGATGTGCTCAGCGCTTCCCATTTTCTCAATGGTTTTCGCTTCCTTACTGTATGTAATTATTTTGGTACTCAAACTGTCTTAGATCTGGCCAGCGGGAACCCCTTCAAGCTGGTTCTATACTCTGTGACAAGTTTCCATTGtcttcctttctacttttttttttttttttttttttgagcactaGATGTTCCAAGCTCATTTTGTACTTACCCTGCCCCtgtcctggaatcagccatttctctgaaGAGCCCTGGTATGCTCATTGCTAGTGGGGTGTCTTTACTCCTAGGCCCTCTCTGCAGACAGAGCTAGGACATACATACAcgtatacataaacacacacgtatatatgtacacatatacacacatatacacatatacatttgaGAAATCATGAGTCCAATCAACTCCAATTCCAGTCCATCCCTATAGGggttctttcttgccttccccCATTCGTGCGTCCCCTCTTCCACAGTGAGAACTCTGCTTCCACCAACAGCAACACACTTACTCAAATCAGAGTAACACTTGCTACAATACATCGAAAACAGTTTCAGAGTTGTTTGCACCTGTGCCATCACAAAAAGCAAAGCCTACTAAAAAGAGTTCGGTAATTGTTTATGATTCTCCCCCAACTCCatccaaaactaaaaatatatagtcAAATACTACATTCATACGtcacttgaggttttttttttttaatccccttcCGTGTGATTGTATTAATCATTTGAATTACAGTTCATCTGCTTCAGTTGGCTTCCCCTATCCTTATTGAtttcgttttattttttgaatatggGAAATATCAGCATGCCCTCCCGAAACTCTTCTACCCCAACctaccctgcccccacctcttaCAGGCAACTCTGTCGTCTAGCTGAGCTTTCatgtttcctttctgtaaaaaTAAGCAGACATACGTGTTTTATTCCCTCTTTCTTACACAAAATGTAGTATATGACAGATACTAATTTACATTTCGGCTCCCCCCAACACTTAAAAATATCTCCTAGAAATCTCTATCAATTCACAGAGATCTgattcctcattctttttcacagCCACCTAGAACTCCATTATATGCACACATCACACTTCATTCAACCAATTTCCATGACTGGACATTTAAGTGGTGTTACAAtgataaataatgctgcactgaaGAATCTTGTATTTTCATATTGGTGCTGTATTATCAGAACAAATTTCCAGAAGTGGGATTTTGGGGCTGAAGGATAGATACACACGTAGTCTAGTTTGACATGGCCAAACTCCTCTCTGCAGGGCATTTTGTAGTCCCACAGCAACCGATGAGGGTGTGTCTCACTGCAGCTTTGGGAACCAAGCGTACTGTCAAGCTTTTGAATTTTTGCCTGACAGGTGAGAAATGGCGTTTCGGCagagttttgatttgcattcttaagtgaaattgaacatcttttcgtATGTTTAAGGAccattttaattatcttttttatgactctgttcaggtcttttgtcTGCGTTCCCACAGATTTTTTTGTAGGCGACAGATTCTTAACCTGGGGTCCATGTAGAAGAACCGGTAAGATGCAGGGGGTGCCTGTGACCCTAACTTGGAAAAAagccacattttaatttttattaacctCTAAAGGAAATCCATCATTCCCTTTGATTATGAATATAGACCATAAACTACAAATACTGGTACTACCTATCCTTCATTGCCAGTAGTAATCAGATAATTTCATGTTGTTTTACAGTTGTGGGTATCTTCATATCACTGCTTTCACTCATCACTACTTTAAATTAAGGTGTACAGCTGCCACCGCACTGCATGATTACAGTCTTCTCGTCTGTAGATGCTCATGTGACAAAGCTGGGCAACTACCAGGCGACGCTGCACCTATGGTCATTCAGCCACTAAACGGCAAACGTCATGGGATCTCTCACTGGGGACCAAGACATCTATGCCGCTCTCCAGCAGCTCCAGTCTGCAGAGTTCTCTGTCAGTGTATCTGAAAAGTGATATCTATAAACCTCTCTTATCACCAAACCCTAGGAGTTTGACGCAactcttccaaattcattctatcaCAGTGGCATTAAAGTTGTATCATGGatcagaatctttttttatttaatataaaccaTATCAAAGATGTTGATCCAGCCAAAGATgaattcattgatcttttctaaaaaatttttttatttaaattcaatttagttaacatatagtgtagtattagtttctggggcagaatttagtgattcgtcaattgcatgtaacacccagtgctcattacatcaagtgcccttcttaacgcccatcacccaattaccccatccccccaccttaCACCcttccagcaaacctcagtttgtttcctacagagtttcttatggtttgcctccctctctgtttttatcttacttttccttcccttcctctatgttcacctgttttgtttcttaatgaaTTCATTGATTTTAAGACAAAAACGTTACTATATctgggagtgcctggctggctcaatcaatggagcatgtgattcttgatcttggggtcaagggttcgagccccatgttgggggtagagtttactttaaaaataaatcattaattaaaaaaaatttttttgaaaagttattaTGCCTAGAGTTAAATTTTAAGTCTTGGAGAATTGTAGCTGTAGTGGAGGAAGCGTATCTTTCCTTGTGAAGCAAGCTATGAATGTGTTTAAGtatatttgtaagaaaatatcTTTGTGAAGCAGGAATTTCTATATTAGTagccatcaaaacaaaaaaacaaatcaactGGATGTTCAACTTGACACTCTGTTGCCTTGTTGAAGCCCGACTCACAATTTAATGTTTCTAGCCAAGCTAAGCAACAAAAGCTGTCATACTGctgtcctaaaaaataaaatctaactcCACCTTGcatatgatttaaatatattatctggTTAATTAATGCATcaataaagaagacatacattACTATatcataaatttgtttttaatgttttggaaCTGTATTTCAGTATAATCATTTTCTCTGTAATACTATGCGTTATggtttacatatttaaaaacacaattccaATAAAAGGTCCACAGGCTTCAGAATGCCTAAGGGCTCCACGGAATAAAAAAGGTTACAAATTTCTGCCCCAGACTCTCAATCAAATGAGACAGCTTTAAGATAAACATGGTAATAACCCAATAAGCACTCTCTTGTGCCACATGTCACAACTCACTCACCAGCTCCCCCAACTGAATAAAATGTTCACTAGAACTCAAGAAAGACAAGAGTTTTTGGCACTGAAGAAGACCACTGATATATACTGAATTATTCAATCATCTGTGACTTTCTAAACTGTAAATTTATTGCACTGCCCAGAAAGCCTTGAAGCCACTTACCATCAGTAGAATGCACATGGGAGCTGCCAATCTGGTCTACCAGCAACATGAAAACGAAGCCCAGCACGAGGGAAACGCCAATGTAGGCATGCAGCTGTGTGTGGTCATGGTTGTGCTCATGTTCATGGGCGACTGGTATTTCTGCTGCTTTGTCTGATGCAATCACATTCTGTGTTTCACTCACTTGGTGGTGTTTACCTAGAACAGAATGAAccataaagagaaaatgttttcctccTTGAAACATTTTCACATAGATGCTTCCATTCTTCTGTATTTCAAGCTCTACTTTACTGCAAAGACATCTACTTCCTATATTACAATCCAGCGAATCATAAACTCCTTTTGGCatgcagatcttttttttttttattaagattttacttatttatttgacacagagagagagagagcacaagcagggggagtggcaggcagagggaggaagagacggaggaagcaggctcctcgttgggcgggaccctggtatcat contains these protein-coding regions:
- the SLC39A9 gene encoding zinc transporter ZIP9, translated to MDDFISISLLSLAMLVGCYVAGIVPLAVNFSEERLKLVTVLGAGLLCGTALAVIVPEGVHALYEDILEGKHHQVSETQNVIASDKAAEIPVAHEHEHNHDHTQLHAYIGVSLVLGFVFMLLVDQIGSSHVHSTDDPETARPSNSKITTTLGLVVHAAADGVALGAAASTSQTSVQLIVFVAIMLHKAPAAFGLVSFLMHAGLERNRIRKHLLVFALAAPVMSMVTYLGLSKSSKEALSEVNATGVAMLFSAGTFLYVATVHVLPEVGGMGHSHKTDPSGGKGLSRLEVAALVLGCLIPLLLSVGHQH